From Microbacterium sp. 10M-3C3:
AAGCCCTTCAACCGCATCGCCGACCTGCACGTGGGCGACGCGATCGTGGTCGAGACGCAGGAAGGCTGGTACACGTACCGGTTCCGCACGCTCGAGTACGTCACGCCCGACTCGGTGGACGTGCTGCTCGACGTGCCCCGCAAGCCCGACGTCCCGGCCGGAGGCCGCTACATCACCATGACCAGCTGCAGCCCCATGTACGCGATGACCGAGCGGATCGTCGCGTACGGACTTTTCGAGTCGTTCACGCCGCGCGCCGACGGGCCGCCGGCCTCGCTCACGACGGCGGTGTCGTGATGTACGGCGCGCTGTGGCGAGTGCTTCCCGGCCCGTGGTGGGTACGGCTGCTGATCGTGCTCGCGATCGTCGCGGCCGTCGTCTACGCCCTGTTCACGTGGGTCTTCCCGTGGGTGAGCCAGTACGTCAACCCGCAGGAGGTCACGGTCGAGTGACCGGATTCGGCGTCCTCGTCGTGGACAACCACGACAGCTTCGTGCACACCCTCGCCGGCTACGTGCGGCAGCTCGGCGCCGACGTGACGGTCGTCGAGGCCGATGCGCTCGCCGCCGACGAGGTGCCCGCGCTCGTGCGCGCCGTCGACGCCGTGCTGGTCTCGCCCGGACCCGGCGACCCGGAGCACGCGGGGGCGTCGATCGACGTCGTGCGAGCGGCGGCGGATGCGGCGACACCGCTCCTCGGCGTGTGCCTGGGGCATCAGGCGCTCGGCGTGGCCTTCGGCGCGACGGTCGCGCACGCACCCGAGCTCATGCATGGGCTCACCTCCGTCGTGCGACACGACGGGGAGGGCGTCTTCCGCGGCCTGCCGTCGCCCTTCGCCGCGACGCGCTACCACTCGCTCGCGATCGTCCCCGAGACGCTCCCCCGTGAGCTCGAGGTGACGGCGGTCACCGATTCGGGGGTCATCATGGGCGTCGCCCACCGCGCGCTCCCCCTCGTGGGCGTGCAGTTCCACCCGGAGAGCGCGCTGACCGAGGGCGGGCACCGGCTCCTCGGCAACTGGCTCGCGCGCGCGGGGCTCCCCGGCGCCGACGCGCGCGGCGCCGCGCTGCATCCGCTCGCTCCCGGCGCGTGAGCGGGAGCTCTCGGCGCGTCAGCCCGTGCAGGTGGTGAGGACGATCTCCGACCGGATCGGCACCTCGCCCGGCGGCAGTGACTGGCGCGCCACGGTGGGTGTCGGTGCCTTCGGGCACGACGGGTCCTCCTCGGTGCGCACGGTCAGTCCGATCTCGGGCGACTGCAGCTCGCGTGTCGCGGCGTCGATCGTGTAGCCGGTGTAGTCGACGATCACGACGCGGCCGGTCGCGACGACGAGGTTCACCGCGGTGCCCTTCGGCACCGACGCTCCGGAGGCCTGATCGCTCTCGAGC
This genomic window contains:
- a CDS encoding DUF4175 domain-containing protein, which encodes MYGALWRVLPGPWWVRLLIVLAIVAAVVYALFTWVFPWVSQYVNPQEVTVE
- a CDS encoding gamma-glutamyl-gamma-aminobutyrate hydrolase family protein (Members of this family of hydrolases with an active site Cys residue belong to MEROPS family C26.), with product MTGFGVLVVDNHDSFVHTLAGYVRQLGADVTVVEADALAADEVPALVRAVDAVLVSPGPGDPEHAGASIDVVRAAADAATPLLGVCLGHQALGVAFGATVAHAPELMHGLTSVVRHDGEGVFRGLPSPFAATRYHSLAIVPETLPRELEVTAVTDSGVIMGVAHRALPLVGVQFHPESALTEGGHRLLGNWLARAGLPGADARGAALHPLAPGA